The following coding sequences lie in one Paracholeplasma manati genomic window:
- the lspA gene encoding signal peptidase II, with amino-acid sequence MITGIIIIVAIIILDQITKYLTVTQIGDRTIVIIDGFFNLIERHNYGAGWSMFEGNWLFLVAVTIVSLVFFGYLFKSVSFKEKWVYSTAISLMIGGTLGNFIDRLRLGYVIDFLQFIFGSYEFPTFNIADSALTVGVILFAIDVFFLEQKR; translated from the coding sequence ATGATTACAGGCATCATCATCATTGTCGCCATCATTATTTTAGACCAAATAACCAAATACCTGACGGTTACCCAAATTGGCGACCGTACAATCGTTATCATCGATGGGTTTTTCAACTTGATTGAAAGACACAATTATGGTGCTGGTTGGAGTATGTTTGAAGGCAACTGGCTATTTTTAGTAGCAGTAACCATCGTATCACTCGTCTTCTTTGGTTATTTGTTCAAATCGGTCAGTTTTAAAGAAAAATGGGTGTATAGCACAGCCATTTCACTCATGATTGGTGGTACGCTCGGTAACTTTATTGACCGCTTAAGACTGGGTTATGTAATTGATTTCTTGCAGTTTATTTTTGGTAGTTATGAATTTCCAACCTTTAATATCGCCGATTCAGCGCTAACGGTTGGTGTGATATTATTCGCAATCGATGTATTCTTTTTGGAGCAAAAACGATGA
- a CDS encoding RluA family pseudouridine synthase, translating to MNKWVFNVEESHVGLRADVFVAQLLTETTRSQIKKLFDAKQVHIEGEPIKASYAVRFDDELTVYSNDEAVKIDPVNLNLEIVYEDDDVAVVYKPQGMVVHPAVSYKEVTLVHGLKYQIQTLSDINGTLRPGIVHRIDKDTSGLLLVAKTNFAHESLVTQLQDKTVRRVYEAICLNPIVEDSGTISTPVGRDEINRLKMAVTNDGKLAVTHFKVLKRYKKHNYIECVLETGRTHQIRVHMQYIGHPVLGDPLYGNKPVYGTTGQFLHAKTLGFIHPRTGKYLEFSHESPEIFRQTLEKLENNEL from the coding sequence ATGAATAAATGGGTATTTAATGTAGAAGAATCACACGTCGGGTTACGTGCAGATGTGTTTGTCGCACAACTATTAACCGAAACCACGCGCAGTCAAATTAAAAAATTATTTGATGCGAAACAAGTCCATATCGAAGGCGAACCCATCAAGGCTAGTTACGCAGTTCGATTTGATGATGAACTGACAGTCTACTCAAACGATGAGGCAGTTAAGATTGATCCAGTCAACTTGAACTTAGAAATCGTCTATGAAGATGATGACGTCGCTGTTGTATACAAGCCACAAGGGATGGTTGTCCACCCGGCTGTGAGTTATAAAGAAGTTACTTTAGTTCATGGTTTAAAGTATCAAATCCAAACTTTATCAGACATCAACGGCACACTCAGACCCGGTATCGTTCACCGCATTGACAAAGATACTTCAGGCTTGTTGTTGGTTGCGAAAACCAATTTTGCGCATGAATCGTTGGTAACACAACTTCAAGATAAAACGGTTAGACGTGTTTATGAAGCCATTTGTTTGAATCCGATTGTTGAAGATTCAGGCACCATTTCCACTCCTGTGGGCAGGGATGAAATCAATCGCTTAAAAATGGCTGTAACCAATGATGGTAAATTAGCGGTAACCCATTTTAAGGTGCTCAAACGTTATAAAAAACACAATTATATTGAATGTGTCCTTGAAACGGGCAGAACCCATCAAATTCGTGTACATATGCAATACATTGGACACCCTGTATTAGGTGATCCGCTTTATGGTAATAAACCTGTATACGGCACGACTGGACAATTTTTGCATGCGAAAACATTGGGATTTATCCATCCAAGAACTGGAAAATACCTAGAATTCTCACATGAATCGCCTGAGATTTTTAGACAAACATTGGAAAAACTAGAAAACAACGAACTATAA